In Arachis hypogaea cultivar Tifrunner chromosome 2, arahy.Tifrunner.gnm2.J5K5, whole genome shotgun sequence, a genomic segment contains:
- the LOC140177038 gene encoding uncharacterized protein, translating into METEPQSRHSKRRINYQERWCGEDDVKRIVSEVWKIEVVGSAMFSLAQKLKECRHILVQWQITHKANSRKEIEDLQTSLEELRVAGINGGEEITRLEEKLELAYMKEESYWREKSRVKWLKEGDQNTRFCHQKFQSRVRRNIIWRLVGRNNEIASKSEDIAKVAEDYFCNNFSSSCSFDPNPYLEDLQPKVTASMNRKLQRPLTMDEVKRATFGVHAQSDLGDDGFTAKFFHFFWDIVGSDVFKAVQSFFHSGRILKSFNHTQIYLIPKVPDATDMTQYFFNVMQSYRCILNMKRQHGIPLDDRIMLYVQMAGLAHFARLNDHWFMLDEPLVSAFVER; encoded by the exons ATGGAAACTGAACCTCAATCCAGGCATAGTAAAAGGCGTATTAATTACCAGGAACGTTGGTGTGGAGAAGATGATGTCAAAAGAATTGTTAGTGAAGTGTGGAAAATAGAAGTAGTAGGCTCGGCTATGTTCTCCTTAGCCCAAAAGTTGAAAGAATGTAGACATATATTAGTTCAATGGCAGATAACTCACAAAGCAAACTCTCGAAAAGAAATTGAGGACCTTCAAACTAGCCTAGAAGAGCTGCGGGTGGCTGGAATCAATGGGGGAGAGGAGATTACGAGATTGGAAGAGAAGTTGGAGCTAGCATATATGAAAGAAGAGAGCTATTGGAGAGAAAAATCTAGAGTCAAATGGCTAAAAGAAGGAGATCAGAACACCAGATTCTGTCACCAGAAATTTCAATCAAGGGTGCGAAGGAACATAATTTGGAGATTAGTTGGGAGGAACAATGAGATTGCGTCGAAATCGGAGGATATTGCAAAGGTAGCTGAAGACTACTTCTGCAATAATTTTAGTTCTTCTTGTTCATTTGATCCGAATCCATATTTGGAGGATTTGCAGCCTAAGGTTACAGCTTCCATGAACCGTAAGCTTCAAAGGCCGCTAACTATGGACGAGGTCAAAAGAGCTACGTTCGGTGTTCATGCTCAGAGTGATCTTGGTGATGACGGGTTTACAGCtaagttttttcactttttctgggaTATAGTTGGAAGTGACGTTTTTAAGGCAGTGCAAAGTTTCTTTCATAGTGGCAGAATTCTAAAAAGTTTCAACCATACTCAAATTTATTTGATTCCAAAGGTGCCAGATGCCACTGACATGACTCAG TATTTTTTCAATGTCATGCAATCCTACCGCTGCATCTTGAACATGAAGAGGCAGCATGGTATCCCGTTAGATGATAGGATCATGTTGTACGTACAGATGGCTGGCCTGGCCCATTTTGCAAGACTTAATGATCACTGGTTTATGTTGGATGAGCCATTAGTCAGTGCATTTGTGGAGAGATAG
- the LOC140177039 gene encoding protein MAIN-LIKE 2-like, with protein sequence MSFGECTVMLQDVAYQLELLIDGQYVSGCLTNFEWYIKGGRPTWAWFEELLAVIPPPDCIDKFTVKCTWMQQMFSDLPEGVDEETVWRYARAYIMMLLPTQLFSYKSGTRMYIRWLPYVVRLEDMDSYSWGSTALSWLHRCLFRVANKNVVKLAGPLQLLQSWIFWRFSDFRPDGFDAFHWLLASMYAIDY encoded by the coding sequence ATGTCGTTCGGTGAGTGCACGGTTATGTTACAGGATGTAGCCTACCAGCTAGAGCTCCTGATCGACGGTCAGTACGTTAGTGGATGTTTGACGAACTTCGAGTGGTACATCAAAGGAGGTCGTCCGACGTGGGCTTGGTTTGAGGAGTTGTTGGCTGTGATACCGCCACCGGACTGCATCGATAAGTTCACTGTGAAGTGCACTTGGATGCAGCAGATGTTCAGTGACCTTCCCGAGGGGGTAGACGAGGAGACAGTCTGGAGGTACGCTAGAGCGTACATTATGATGCTACTACCAACGCAGCTCTTCAGTTACAAGTCAGGTACTCGTATGTATATCAGGTGGCTTCCCTACGTAGTGAGGTTAGAGGATATGGACAGTTATAGCTGGGGATCTACCGCTCTGTCGTGGTTACACAGGTGCCTATTTCGGGTAGCCAACAAGAACGTGGTTAAATTGGCAGGTCCTCTACAGCTCCTTCAGTCATGGATCTTTTGGAGGTTCTCAGATTTTAGGCCCGACGGGTTTGATGCCTTTCACTGGCTGTTGGCATCGATGTACGCAATTGACTACTAA
- the LOC112726009 gene encoding uncharacterized protein produces MESVSILTMGVHGLFVSVSGTAEVCGRPTYRRVWMAKQKAMAQIYGNWEESYNELPRWVLGLQMTMPSSVAVLRTSLVRLGGQVDEEQAYFHGRFWTFPPFIEVFRHCKPLVSVDGIHLYGKYGDTLLVVIAQDGNSNIIPVAFALGNRNFACKCV; encoded by the exons ATGGAAAGTGTAAGTATTTTGACAATGGGTGTACATGGTTTATTTGTATCAGTCTCCGGCACCGCAGAGGTATGTGGGAG accgacttacaggagggtttGGATGGCTAAGCAGAAGGCCATGGCTCAGATTTACGGAAACTGGGAAGAGTCATATAATGAGTTGCCACGATGGGTGCTAGGTTTGCAAATGACAATGCCGAGTAGTGTTGCAGTACTGAGGACAAGTCTTGTGCGACTGGGTGGCCAAGTGGATGAGGAGCAAGCATATTTCCACGGACGTTTTTGGACCTTCCCACCGTTTATCGAGGTGTTCCGACATTGCAAGCCTCTGGTTAGTGTCGACGGGATCCACTTGTACGGCAAATACGGTGATACACTGCTAGTTGTGATTGCTCAAGACGGCAATTCCAATATCATTCCTGTTGCATTCGCACTTGGTAATCGAAATTTTGCTTGTAAATGTGTCTAA
- the LOC112745454 gene encoding probable glycosyltransferase STELLO1 codes for MLVQERSAPKSTNSKPNSRINGSLPTNRFAETKNLDFSAWVSENLYKIVAVVALAATVAALFFLRNVGDTAALLCFEKQAHDLEKIAFPRVDWNNIAPIRDTASKFTNFRTERWIVVSVSGYPSDSLRGLVKIKGWQVLAIGNSRTPSDWSLKGAIYLSLEMQANLGFRVVEFLPYDSYVRKTVGYLFAIQHGAKKIFDADDRGDVIDGDLGKHFDVELIGEGARQEVLLQYSHDNPNRTVVNPYVHFGQRSVWPRGLPLENVGEIGHEEFYTEVFGGKQFIQQGISNGLPDVDSVFYFTRKSGLEAFDIRFDKHAPKVALPQGMMVPVNSFNTMYHSPAFWALMLPVSVSTMASDVLRGYWGQRLLWEVGGYVAVYPPTVHRYDKIEAYPFSEEKDLHVNVGRLINYLVLWKSNKHRLFEKILDLSYAMAEEGFWTEKDVKLTAAWLQDLLAVGYQQPRLMSLELGRPRANIGHGDRREFIPQKLPSVHLGVEETGTVNYEIANLIRWRKTFGNVVLILYCSGPVERTALEWRLLYGRVFRTVVILSEKKDMDLVVQEGKLDKAYRYLPKIFDQFSSAEGFLFLQDNTILNYWNLVQADKTKLWITNKLSESWTPVLTKGGNSDWLSQQASMVQQVVSMMPAHFQVNYKEFNPNEKNLLLCNSEVFYVPQRLVSDFIELVSLIGDLDIHQKVAIPMFFVSMDSPQNFDPVLDTTIYKQKSPTNSSALYSAKVPAVHPWTVSSEQDFIKLIRIMAEGDPLLMELV; via the exons ATGTTAGTCCAAGAGCGTTCAGCTCCCAAATCCACAAACTCTAAACCCAATTCAAGAATCAATGGATCTCTTCCAACGAATCGATTTGCAGAGACGAAGAACCTTGACTTCTCGGCGTGGGTTTCCGAGAATCTCTACAAGATCGTCGCCGTCGTGGCCCTCGCCGCCACCGTCGCCGCTCTCTTCTTCCTCCGCAATGTCGGCGACACCGCCGCGCTCCTTTGCTTCGAGAAGCAAGCACATGACCTCGAGAAGATCGCGTTCCCACGCGTTGATTGGAACAACATAGCTCCCATTCGGGATACGGCGTCGAAGTTCACGAATTTTCGGACGGAACGGTGGATCGTGGTGTCCGTTTCCGGTTACCCCTCCGATTCGCTCCGTGGTCTTGTGAAGATCAAAGGCTGGCAGGTTCTTGCGATAGGGAACTCGAGAACGCCCTCGGATTGGAGCTTGAAAGGTGCGATCTATTTATCACTGGAAATGCAAGCtaatttggggtttagggttgtTGAATTCCTTCCTTATGATTCATATGTTAGGAAAACAGTTGGGTATTTGTTTGCGATTCAGCACGGTGCTAAGAAGATCTTTGATGCTGATGATAGAGGGGATGTGATTGATGGAGATTTGGGTAAGCATTTTGATGTGGAGTTGATTGGGGAGGGTGCTAGGCAAGAGGTTTTATTGCAGTATAGTCATGATAATCCGAATCGAACCGTTGTGAATCCATATGTACATTTCGGGCAGCGTTCAGTTTGGCCTAGAGGGTTGCCTTTGGAGAATGTAGGTGAAATTGGGCATGAGGAGTTTTACACTGAAGTGTTTGGTGGAAAGCAGTTTATACAGCAGGGGATTTCAAATGGGCTCCCAGATGTAGATTCAGTGTTTTATTTTACGCGCAAGTCAGGATTAGAGGCTTTTGATATTAGATTCGATAAGCACGCCCCCAAGGTGGCGCTGCCGCAGGGTATGATGGTTCCTGTTAATTCTTTTAACACGATGTATCATTCGCCTGCGTTTTGGGCTTTGATGCTTCCAGTGTCTGTTAGCACAATGGCCTCCGATGTGTTGAGAGGTTACTGGGGACAGAGGCTTCTTTGGGAAGTTGGTGGTTATGTTGCGGTATATCCCCCTACTGTACATAGATATGACAAGATCGAGGCCTATCCTTTTTCAGAAGAGAAAGATCTACATGTTAATGTTGGTCGTTTGATCAATTATTTGGTTTTGTGGAAATCCAATAAGCATAGATTGTTTGAGAAGATTTTGGATTTAAGCTATGCAATGGCTGAGGAGGGCTTTTGGACCGAGAAGGATGTGAAACTTACAGCTGCTTGGCTGCAGGACTTGTTAGCTGTTGGCTACCAGCAGCCAAGGTTGATGTCGTTGGAATTGGGACGTCCAAGAGCGAATATTGGTCATGGTGATCGCAGGGAATTCATCCCACAGAAATTGCCATCTGTTCACCTTGGTGTTGAAGAGACGGGAACTGTGAATTATGAGATTGCAAATTTGATCCGATGGAGGAAAACTTTTGGGAATGTTGTGCTTATTTTATATTGCAGCGGGCCTGTGGAACGTACAGCCCTTGAATGGAGATTGCTTTATGGGAGAGTGTTCAGAACCGTAGTTATTTTGTCTGAAAAGAAGGACATGGACCTTGTTGTACAGGAAGGCAAATTGGACAAAGCATACAG GTACCTGCCAAAAATATTTGATCAATTTAGCAGTGCGGAAGGATTCTTGTTCCTACAGGATAATACCATTCTTAATTATTGGAACTTAGTACAAGCAGACAAAACTAAGCTATGGATCACTAATAAG TTATCTGAGTCTTGGACACCTGTATTAACCAAAGGCGGCAATTCAGATTGGTTATCGCAACAAGCAAGCATGGTACAGCAGGTTGTTAGCATGATGCCAGCACACTTTCAAgtgaattacaaggaatttaaTCCCAATGAAAAGAACCTCTTACTTTGCAATTCTGAGGTATTTTATGTTCCTCAGCGCCTTGTCAGTGATTTCATTGAGCTTGTTAGCCTAATTGGCGATCTGGATATCCATCAGAAGGTTGCAATTCCTATGTTCTTTGTGTCCATGGATTCCCCACAGAATTTCGACCCTGTTCTTGACACAACAATCTACAAGCAAAAATCCCCCACTAATTCTTCCGCTCTTTATTCGGCTAAAGTCCCTGCTGTGCATCCATGGACTGTGTCAAGTGAGCAAGATTTCATAAAGCTTATTAGAATCATGGCAGAAGGTGATCCACTCCTAATGGAGTTAGTTTGA